From Dasypus novemcinctus isolate mDasNov1 chromosome 11, mDasNov1.1.hap2, whole genome shotgun sequence, one genomic window encodes:
- the PGK2 gene encoding phosphoglycerate kinase 2, translating to MSLSKKLTLDKLDVKGKRVIMRVDYNVPMKNNQITNNQRIKASIPSIKYCLDNGARSVVLMSHLGRPDGVPMPDKYSLEPVAAELKSLLGKDVLFLKDCVGVEVEKACANPASGSVILLENLRFHVEEEGKGQDPSGKKLKAEPAAIETFRTSLSKLGDIYVNDAFGTAHRAHSSMVGVNLPQKASGFLMKKELDYFAKALEDPVQPFLAILGGAKVADKIQLIKNMLNKVNEMIICGGMAYTFLKVLNNMEIGASLFDEEGAKIVNDIMSKAKNNNVKITFPIDFVTADKFEENAKVGQATVKSGIPAGWMGLDCGSETNKKFADVVSHAKLIVWNGPPGVFEWDAFAHGTKALMDEIVKASSRGCITIIGGGDTATCCAKWNTEDKVSHVSTGGGASLELLEGKTLPGVDALTNL from the coding sequence ATGTCTCTTTCTAAAAAGTTGACTTTGGACAAACTGGATGTTAAAGGGAAGCGAGTCATCATGAGAGTAGACTACAATGTTCCCATGAAGAATAACCAGATAACGAACAACCAGAGAATCAAGGCTTCCATCCCTAGCATCAAGTACTGCCTGGATAATGGAGCCAGGTCAGTAGTTCTCATGAGCCACCTAGGCCGCCCTGATGGTGTTCCCATGCCTGACAAATATTCCCTCGAGCCTGTTGCAGCTGAGCTCAAATCCTTGTTAGGCAAGGACGTTCTGTTCCTGAAGGATTGTGTGGGCGTGGAAGTGGAAAAAGCCTGTGCCAACCCTGCTTCTGGTTCAGTCATCCTGCTGGAGAATCTGCGCTTTCATGtggaggaagaagggaaaggcCAAGATCCTTCTGGAAAGAAGCTTAAGGCTGAGCCAGCTGCTATAGAAACCTTCCGCACATCACTCTCCAAGCTAGGTGACATCTATGTCAATGATGCTTTTGGCACTGCTCATCGGGCCCATAGTTCCATGGTGGGAGTGAATCTGCCTCAGAAGGCATCTGGGTTCCTGATGAAGAAGGAGTTAGATTACTTTGCCAAAGCTTTGGAAGACCCAGTGCAGCCCTTCCTGGCTATACTTGGTGGAGCCAAAGTGGCAGACAAGATCCAACTCATCAAAAATATGCTGAACAAAGTCAATGAGATGATTATTTGTGGTGGAATGGCTTACACCTTCCTTAAGGTACTCAACAACATGGAAATTGGTGCTTCCCTTTTTGATGAAGAGGGGGCCAAGATTGTCAATGACATCATGTCCAAAGCCAAGAATAATAATGTGAAGATTACCTTTCCTATAGACTTTGTCACTGCTGACAAGTTTGAAGAGAATGCCAAGGTTGGTCAAGCCACTGTCAAATCTGGTATACCAGCTGGCTGGATGGGTTTGGACTGTGGTTCTGAGACCAACAAGAAGTTTGCTGATGTTGTCTCCCATGCCAAGCTTATTGTGTGGAATGGACCTCCTGGGGTATTTGAATGGGATGCCTTTGCTCATGGAACCAAAGCCCTCATGGATGAAATTGTGAAAGCTTCTTCCAGAGGTTGCATTACCATAATAGGTGGTGGAGACACTGCTACTTGCTGTGCCAAATGGAACACTGAGGATAAAGTCAGCCATGTGAGCACTGGAGGAGGTGCCAGTTTAGAGCTTCTAGAAGGTAAAACCCTTCCTGGAGTGGATGCCCTTACCAACCTATAG